The Candidatus Neomarinimicrobiota bacterium region TGGGAGAAATCCTTATGGAAAAACCGTGTATCTAAGTCCGGAAACTGCAAAAGCGTGGAAAAAGATGGAAAAAGCAGCTTTGGAGGATGGAATTGAACTCCTTCCATTGTCCGGATTCAGGAGCTTCCGGACCCAGGCGGCAATAATTCGTTCAAAATTAGAAGCAGGACGCAGCCTGGACGAAATTATGACCGCCAATGCTCCTCCGGGATATAGTCAGCATCACACCGGCCGTGCCCTGGATATCTGTACCCCTGATTTTATTGTCCCCGAAAAGGCCTTTGATCATACGCCAGCCTTCCAATGGCTGGAGAATCATGCCGGGAAATTCGGTTTCGTCATGTCCTATCCTGAAAAGAACCCCGAAGGGTTTATCTATGAACCTTGGCATTGGTACTTTGTGCCCTCGGGCGGGAATGCTTACATTTCATAAAACAAATCATAAACAGGAAAGATGCCAATGAAAGCGAATGTCGGAAAAACCGATCGAGTGATCCGGATTCTATTAGGTGTTATAATTATAATTGCCGGTATTCTATGTAATACCTGGTGGGGAGCCATTGGTGTCATTCCCTTTTTAACTGGACTCATAAAATGGTGCCCGCTTTACGCACTCCTGAAGGTAAGTACCTGCAAAAAAGAAGATGAAAAATAGCAAGAGCCAACACCGGACTTTAGTCCGGAGACCCGGGGAGAGAGAGCAACTTAA contains the following coding sequences:
- a CDS encoding DUF2892 domain-containing protein — translated: MKANVGKTDRVIRILLGVIIIIAGILCNTWWGAIGVIPFLTGLIKWCPLYALLKVSTCKKEDEK
- a CDS encoding M15 family metallopeptidase, translated to MGSETLSHILKGLGLPEDYGKKRGLPFCGEAKFLVKIGRNPYGKTVYLSPETAKAWKKMEKAALEDGIELLPLSGFRSFRTQAAIIRSKLEAGRSLDEIMTANAPPGYSQHHTGRALDICTPDFIVPEKAFDHTPAFQWLENHAGKFGFVMSYPEKNPEGFIYEPWHWYFVPSGGNAYIS